The following DNA comes from Saccharomyces mikatae IFO 1815 strain IFO1815 genome assembly, chromosome: 8.
tAACATAAGCCAGGACTATTGTACAATGTTGTATGAATGGTTAACACAAGGTCTCTTGAACGACCCTTATCAAGAATTTATGACTTATGATGATTTGGAAGGTAAAACAGATAGTATCTTTGATGCAAGAGATAGGGCGTGGGATACACAGTATTTTATTAGAAAAGATGTATTACTACGGGATTGTGACTCTGAAGAGGATAAATATCTGTTGTTCAAAATCTTAAGAACTGGAATTTTACTCAAAGTAGTACGATCTAGCTTACAAGTATCTACCATACCTTCTAGTAGCAGTGATATACCCATTCAAGAAATTCGTGACTTTGCCGAGTTGATGGAGGGTACTAATTTTGAACTTTATGTGGAAAAGTGCTACAAAAGAGccaataaaatttttcttgaactcttttttcaaggtTACGATTTGACTAATGTGTTAAAACAGTTGCAAGAGGTTTTTCTTGGTTATCACTTTGGCCACAATGTTTTAAAATTTATAACCAAAAATATGAGTGAGCTGACCAAGCATTACAAGAGTAATACTAATGCAAATCATGACAAGTTGCTGcaaaattttgaattgGAGAGGCAATCAAAACATTCGAACAATTTGATGAGACAGCTCCTGACTGCACAGTTCGATACAGAAGCACTCCCACAGGTTCTGTCACATTATCTCCAAATTTATCCAGAAGTGCCTGAAAACCACCCAATGAACGATGACAGTGACCCATTGATGGAGGCgaacaatttcaaaaatatgaacGCCATTCTTTTTGACGAACTAAGTAAAGGAAGAACGGGCACCAATCATATGACCAACCCTGAACTATACACACCTCGAAACGCCATTTAtcatttgaaatttaataTCAACATGCCTTATCCAttaaatattattattagtaGGACATGCCTGATAAAATACCAAATTATTTCACGCTATCAACTTGTTTTACAGTATCACTCAAGACTGTTAGATGACACCTGGATGGATTTGAATAAAAGTTCCAGTTGGAAATACAGAGGCTATTCAATTACGGTGAAGAGGGGTATTATAAGAGCTACCAGAGTACTGCATGGTAAAATGAACCATTTCATTAAGGCCATCATGGAATACTTCAACCAAAACGTAATTGATAAAGAGGTCCACTCATTGGAAAAGTGCTATAAGAATCCTACTCTCGCTGTTGATATCCAGAATGAGTTAGAGGGTGGATTAACAAATATAATGACCAATCGTTGCTTGTCCGACCTGATTCCGCTGCAGTTACAAATATTTGACATTGTGTACAAGTTTTGCAAGTTCATTAAGTCTATGAAAGCAAAATTATGCCAGTTGGATCCCGTACTATATGAGAACCATAGAAGCGGGATGTCAAATTTATTAAACGATGACCTTCGTACAAGCCACACTGCCCATGAAGATACTGCCTACCAGGAAGATGCTGCCTTGGAACTTATTCAGAAGCTAATCGAATACATCAGCAATGCGTCCAAAATATATGCCAAGTATCTCGTAGAGTTCACTCAAGAGTTAAGTACTGAGAAATTCGATTTTTATGATAGTTCAAGCGTCGATGTTGCGGGTATTGAGAGGGTCCTTTTCTCTATAACGCCCTCTCATTCAGCACCAGCTTCTTCCCGAAAATGAAGCGCGGCGTTATACCACCAGAGACGTACGACCACTTGCGGAAAGTGGAATCCCGTTTAAAAACTAGCATCCACTAATTGGTACATCTACACACCGCAcgcctttttttttgaagaccACTTTTATAGACTCTCTCATATGCAGAGTTTATGAAATGGTAACAGGTCAGCATACACACTGCTAGGGTAGTTTCTTCGGCTGTATTGATCATTTGGTTCATCGTGGTTcagcaatttttttctccattGCTTTCTGGCTTTGATCTTATTATCATTCGGATTTTTGTCGAAGGTGGTGGAATTGTATGTGACAAGTGGCACCAAgcatatataaaaaaaaagcaatatCTTCCTACCAGAGTTTATTGTTAAAAACGTATTTATAGCAAACGCAATTGTATTAAATTCATATTTGGATCTTCTCTTCTCTAAACttatctctttttcttgttcgtTTCGTAGTATTTCATATAACACCAAGCAACTAATACTATAATATACGATAATAATGGCTGTCTCTAAAGTTTACGCTAGATCCGTCTACGACTCCCGTGGTAACCCAACCGTCGAAGTCGAATTAACCACTGAAAAGGGTGTTTTCAGATCCATTGTTCCATCTGGTGCCTCCACCGGTGTCCACGAAGCTTTGGAAATGAGAGATGAAGACAAATCCAAGTGGATGGGTAAGGGTGTTATGAACGCTGTTAACAACGTCAACAACGTCATTGCTTCTGCTTTCGTCAAGGCTAACTTGGATGTTAAGAACCAAAAGGCCGTCGATGACTTCTTGTTGTCTTTGGACGGTACCGCCAACAAGTCCAAGTTGGGTGCTAACGCTATCTTGGGTGTCTCCATGGCCGCTGCTAGAGCCGCTGCTGCTGAAAAGAACGTCCCATTGTACCAACATTTGGCTGACTTGTCTGACTCCAAGACTTCTCCATTCGTTTTGCCAGTTCCATTCTTGAACGTTTTGAACGGTGGTTCCCACGCTGGTGGTGCTTTGGCTTTGCAAGAATTCATGATTGCTCCAACTGGTGCTAAGACCTTCGCTGAAGCCATGAGAATTGGTTCCGAAGTTTACCACAACTTGAAGTCTTTGACCAAGAAGAGATACGGTGCTTCTGCCGGTAACGTCGGTGACGAAGGTGGTGTTGCTCCAAACATTCAAACTGCTGAAGAAGCTTTGGACTTGATTGTTGACGCTATCAAGGCTGCTGGTCATGACGGTAAGGTCAAGATCGGTTTGGACTGTGCTTCCTCTGAATTCTTCAGAGACGGTAAGTACGACTTGGACTTCAAGAACCCAGAATCTGACAAATCCAAGTGGTTGACTGGTGTCGAATTAGCTGACATGTACCACTCCTTGATGAAGAGATACCCAATTGTCTCCATCGAAGATCCATTTGCTGAAGATGACTGGGAAGCTTGGTCTCACTTCTTCAAGACCGCTGGTATCCAAATTGTCGCTGATGACTTGACTGTCACCAACCCAGCCAGAATTGCTACCGCTATCGAAAAGAAGGCTGCTGACGCTTTGTTGTTGAAGGTTAACCAAATCGGTACCTTGTCTGAATCCATCAAGGCTGCTCAAGACTCTTTCGCTGCTAACTGGGGTGTCATGGTTTCCCACAGATCTGGTGAAACTGAAGACACTTTCATCGCTGACTTGGTTGTTGGTTTGAGAACTGGTCAAATCAAGACCGGTGCTCCAGCTAGATCCGAAAGATTGGCTAAGTTGAACCAATTGTTGAGAATCGAAGAAGAATTGGGTGACAAGGCTGTCTACGCCGGTGAAAACTTCCACCACGGTGACAAGTTGTAAAGTGCTTTTAACTAAGAATTATTAGTCTTTTCTActtatttttcatcataGTTTAGAACACTTTATATTAACGAATAGTTTATGAATCTATTTAGGTTTAAAAATTGATACAGTT
Coding sequences within:
- the ENO2 gene encoding phosphopyruvate hydratase ENO2 (similar to Saccharomyces cerevisiae ENO1 (YGR254W) and ENO2 (YHR174W); ancestral locus Anc_5.62): MAVSKVYARSVYDSRGNPTVEVELTTEKGVFRSIVPSGASTGVHEALEMRDEDKSKWMGKGVMNAVNNVNNVIASAFVKANLDVKNQKAVDDFLLSLDGTANKSKLGANAILGVSMAAARAAAAEKNVPLYQHLADLSDSKTSPFVLPVPFLNVLNGGSHAGGALALQEFMIAPTGAKTFAEAMRIGSEVYHNLKSLTKKRYGASAGNVGDEGGVAPNIQTAEEALDLIVDAIKAAGHDGKVKIGLDCASSEFFRDGKYDLDFKNPESDKSKWLTGVELADMYHSLMKRYPIVSIEDPFAEDDWEAWSHFFKTAGIQIVADDLTVTNPARIATAIEKKAADALLLKVNQIGTLSESIKAAQDSFAANWGVMVSHRSGETEDTFIADLVVGLRTGQIKTGAPARSERLAKLNQLLRIEEELGDKAVYAGENFHHGDKL
- the SPC97 gene encoding gamma-tubulin-complex subunit SPC97 (similar to Saccharomyces cerevisiae SPC97 (YHR172W); ancestral locus Anc_5.63); translation: METKEVDDRVELLRYTNNIPLLGKLVNHQPLWSTNPKLKSFSLEKISAPDQRRIQEALVVKDLLNVLIGLEGTYIRYFNDYEPSDPETPIEFKIARKMDPSFKTFSRRIVRYGKQYMVLTKAYEKWSDATYGMVLQRFGYEIRRFLEDVYLKTLVERLERDFNKVPNFSIRELEQIINETEINKQMDLLYNIYEEICKEIEERKINQSSQDNFNNFMDNMRNESSLHLRLMVAFDTTVYPVPKGGAILKIFQQKILENLGDRSSVIFLKKLLNNISQDYCTMLYEWLTQGLLNDPYQEFMTYDDLEGKTDSIFDARDRAWDTQYFIRKDVLLRDCDSEEDKYLLFKILRTGILLKVVRSSLQVSTIPSSSSDIPIQEIRDFAELMEGTNFELYVEKCYKRANKIFLELFFQGYDLTNVLKQLQEVFLGYHFGHNVLKFITKNMSELTKHYKSNTNANHDKLLQNFELERQSKHSNNLMRQLLTAQFDTEALPQVLSHYLQIYPEVPENHPMNDDSDPLMEANNFKNMNAILFDELSKGRTGTNHMTNPELYTPRNAIYHLKFNINMPYPLNIIISRTCLIKYQIISRYQLVLQYHSRLLDDTWMDLNKSSSWKYRGYSITVKRGIIRATRVLHGKMNHFIKAIMEYFNQNVIDKEVHSLEKCYKNPTLAVDIQNELEGGLTNIMTNRCLSDLIPLQLQIFDIVYKFCKFIKSMKAKLCQLDPVLYENHRSGMSNLLNDDLRTSHTAHEDTAYQEDAALELIQKLIEYISNASKIYAKYLVEFTQELSTEKFDFYDSSSVDVAGIERVLFSITPSHSAPASSRK